One Campylobacter concisus DNA window includes the following coding sequences:
- a CDS encoding helix-turn-helix transcriptional regulator — translation MHHILKAFIPTANLIQKSSPFACEVVLHDLSHPQCSVVYVAGDVTGRKVGQSFDHLVSEVLNSKNFKDDYVANYFFTKDEKLVKSSTAFIRDEAGEIIGAICVNVDASVAKSLFEMAGNFLKTSENEPKSEQNDDVMQIVLNLIDKIIAKNEGKKLKKEQKLELVGFMNEKGIFNIKGAIEVVAAKLNVSKITIYGYLDQLKKKRP, via the coding sequence ATGCACCATATATTAAAGGCATTTATCCCAACGGCAAATCTCATACAAAAAAGCTCGCCATTTGCCTGCGAAGTCGTGCTACACGATCTCTCACACCCGCAGTGCTCAGTCGTATATGTAGCTGGCGACGTCACTGGCAGAAAGGTCGGACAAAGCTTTGACCATCTTGTAAGTGAGGTCTTAAATAGTAAAAATTTCAAAGACGACTACGTGGCAAACTACTTTTTTACAAAGGACGAAAAGCTGGTGAAGTCTTCAACCGCCTTTATCAGAGATGAAGCAGGCGAGATCATAGGGGCGATATGCGTAAATGTCGATGCGAGCGTGGCAAAGAGCCTTTTTGAAATGGCTGGGAATTTCTTAAAGACGAGTGAAAATGAGCCAAAGAGCGAGCAAAATGACGATGTGATGCAGATAGTTTTAAATTTAATCGACAAAATCATCGCCAAAAACGAGGGTAAGAAGCTTAAAAAAGAGCAAAAGCTAGAGCTCGTTGGCTTTATGAACGAAAAGGGCATTTTTAACATAAAGGGCGCTATCGAGGTCGTGGCAGCCAAGCTAAACGTCTCAAAGATCACGATATATGGCTATTTAGACCAGCTTAAAAAGAAGCGCCCGTGA
- a CDS encoding HP0268 family nuclease, with protein sequence MELKLARAELDAKPKTISLEKIEAAVEKEGQKIFYFDKENTHKQLIALVEHFEEKGLSVYHRTVKYGLDDSDYMYEVHIL encoded by the coding sequence ATGGAGCTAAAACTTGCAAGAGCCGAATTAGACGCAAAACCAAAAACGATTTCACTAGAAAAGATAGAGGCAGCTGTCGAAAAAGAAGGTCAGAAAATTTTCTATTTTGATAAAGAAAACACACACAAACAACTAATCGCCTTAGTCGAGCACTTTGAAGAAAAAGGACTAAGCGTTTATCACAGAACCGTGAAATACGGCCTTGATGATAGCGATTATATGTATGAAGTGCATATACTTTAA
- a CDS encoding transcriptional regulator: MGKMTKRDMAYHLDVDVATLYNWRKHKPNLYRIVMLGFKFDELIEQSKKTCNELCEYENLINQDIEKFSK, encoded by the coding sequence GTGGGTAAGATGACAAAACGTGATATGGCTTATCATTTAGACGTTGATGTCGCGACGCTTTACAACTGGCGAAAACACAAACCAAACCTTTATCGTATCGTGATGCTTGGATTTAAATTTGATGAGCTTATCGAGCAGAGCAAAAAGACTTGCAACGAGCTTTGTGAATATGAAAATTTAATCAATCAAGACATAGAAAAATTTAGTAAATAA
- the rho gene encoding transcription termination factor Rho: protein MENNNQTEQSAAQNTKTTKKHQASRTHVPVDGHKIEELRTLSLDELVQIANGVGVENPREFRRQDLIFEILKTQTKQGGFILFTGILEITNEGYGFLRAVDANLSDSSNDAYVSNSQIRKFALRVGDIITGQVREPKDQEKYYALLKIEAVNYMPLADAKERPLFDNLTPLFPTEKLNLEYDPMKLTGRVLDLFTPIGKGQRGLIVAPPRSGKTELMKELAHGIAKNHPEAQLMVLLVDERPEEVTDMQRCVKGEVFSSTFDLPALNHVRVAELVIEKAKRLVEMGKDVIILLDSITRLARAYNTVTPPSGKVLTGGVDANALHKPKRFFGAARNIEHGGSLTIIATALIDTGSRMDEVIFEEFKGTGNSEIVLDRNISDRRIYPAINVLKSGTRKEELLQKPDELQKIWAIRSAIATMDDVEALKFLYAKMLKTKDNKELLSILNE from the coding sequence ATGGAAAACAACAACCAAACTGAGCAAAGTGCTGCTCAAAACACAAAAACTACAAAAAAACATCAAGCATCAAGAACCCACGTACCAGTCGACGGACACAAGATCGAAGAGCTAAGAACGCTTAGCTTAGACGAGCTAGTGCAGATCGCAAATGGCGTTGGCGTCGAAAATCCACGCGAATTTCGCAGGCAGGATTTGATATTTGAGATACTAAAAACCCAGACAAAACAAGGCGGCTTTATACTATTTACTGGAATTTTAGAGATCACAAACGAGGGCTACGGCTTTTTAAGGGCTGTTGATGCAAATTTAAGCGACAGCTCAAACGACGCTTATGTTTCAAACTCTCAGATCCGCAAATTTGCACTTCGTGTGGGCGACATCATCACCGGCCAAGTAAGAGAGCCAAAAGATCAAGAAAAATACTACGCCCTTTTAAAGATCGAAGCTGTAAATTACATGCCTCTAGCAGATGCAAAAGAGAGGCCACTCTTTGACAACCTAACCCCACTTTTCCCAACTGAAAAGCTAAATTTAGAGTATGACCCGATGAAGCTAACAGGCCGTGTGCTTGATCTTTTCACGCCTATTGGCAAGGGTCAGCGTGGCCTCATCGTCGCACCTCCAAGAAGCGGTAAAACTGAGCTTATGAAAGAGCTAGCTCACGGCATCGCTAAAAACCACCCAGAAGCGCAGCTAATGGTGCTTCTAGTCGATGAGAGACCAGAAGAAGTTACAGACATGCAGCGCTGCGTAAAAGGCGAGGTATTTAGCTCGACATTTGACCTGCCAGCGCTTAACCACGTCCGCGTAGCAGAGCTAGTCATCGAAAAGGCAAAACGTCTAGTTGAGATGGGTAAAGACGTCATCATCTTGCTTGATAGCATAACCCGTCTAGCACGCGCCTACAACACAGTGACCCCACCAAGCGGCAAGGTGCTAACAGGCGGTGTGGATGCAAACGCACTTCACAAGCCAAAACGCTTCTTTGGCGCAGCTAGAAACATCGAACACGGCGGCTCACTAACCATCATCGCAACCGCGCTAATCGACACTGGCTCACGCATGGACGAAGTGATATTTGAAGAGTTTAAAGGCACTGGAAACAGCGAGATCGTGCTTGATCGCAACATCTCAGACCGCAGAATTTACCCAGCTATCAACGTGCTAAAATCAGGCACAAGAAAAGAAGAGCTACTTCAAAAACCTGACGAGCTTCAAAAAATTTGGGCTATTCGCTCTGCGATCGCGACAATGGACGATGTCGAAGCACTTAAATTCTTATACGCAAAAATGCTAAAAACAAAAGATAACAAAGAGCTTCTCTCTATCCTAAACGAGTAA
- a CDS encoding heavy metal translocating P-type ATPase metal-binding domain-containing protein codes for MKCRCAHCKQSFDESAMIEAKGGLKFCCVGCKGVYEILNENGLGEFYERLGKNTLNPANSGANVKNLAANFSELVTKEGEFSKISLLIDGITCSACIWLLEKALFSLPGILEVNINSLSQKAVIVYDEQELLVEQIIEKIYAVGYTPKAYAASQKEDELVKKRRNFYAKALVGVFATMNIMWLAIAQYGGYFSGIRSDVKDLLSFAQFVLATPVLFYTGSEFFKGAKIAIKNASPNMDLLVITGASITYIYSVFAMLTRSGESYFDSVAMIITFVFIGKFLEILGKKKALETSNFLSDMLLAKVCVLEDGKDILKEPKDVNLGEKIVLRSGERALLDGVVLSGEASVDSSSLTGESLPLLLSCGDEVKSGVVCLNGQIVYEAGQIFKKLIS; via the coding sequence GTGAAGTGTAGGTGTGCTCACTGCAAGCAAAGCTTTGATGAAAGCGCTATGATAGAGGCTAAAGGCGGGCTTAAGTTTTGTTGCGTCGGCTGCAAAGGCGTCTATGAAATTTTAAATGAAAATGGCCTTGGCGAGTTTTATGAACGACTTGGCAAAAACACGCTAAATCCTGCTAATAGCGGCGCAAATGTCAAAAATTTAGCGGCAAATTTTAGCGAGCTAGTGACAAAAGAGGGCGAGTTTTCTAAAATTTCGCTTCTCATTGACGGCATCACCTGCTCAGCGTGCATCTGGCTGCTTGAAAAGGCGCTTTTTAGCCTACCTGGTATCTTGGAGGTAAATATCAACTCGCTTAGCCAAAAGGCAGTCATCGTTTACGATGAGCAAGAGCTTTTGGTGGAGCAGATAATCGAGAAAATTTACGCCGTTGGCTACACTCCAAAGGCCTACGCAGCGAGCCAAAAAGAGGACGAGCTAGTCAAAAAAAGGCGAAATTTCTACGCAAAAGCGCTTGTTGGCGTCTTTGCCACGATGAATATCATGTGGCTGGCGATCGCGCAGTATGGTGGCTACTTTAGCGGTATCAGAAGCGACGTGAAAGACCTGCTAAGCTTCGCGCAGTTTGTGCTGGCAACGCCTGTGCTTTTTTACACTGGTAGCGAGTTTTTCAAGGGGGCAAAGATCGCCATTAAAAACGCCTCGCCAAATATGGACCTGCTCGTTATCACGGGGGCTAGCATAACCTATATCTACTCGGTTTTTGCGATGCTTACAAGAAGCGGCGAGAGCTATTTTGACTCGGTTGCGATGATCATAACCTTTGTTTTTATCGGTAAATTTTTAGAAATTTTAGGCAAGAAAAAGGCACTTGAGACTTCAAATTTTTTAAGCGATATGTTGCTTGCAAAGGTGTGCGTTTTAGAGGACGGCAAGGACATTTTAAAAGAGCCAAAGGATGTAAATTTAGGCGAAAAGATCGTGCTTAGATCAGGCGAGAGGGCGCTACTTGATGGGGTGGTGCTTAGTGGCGAGGCAAGCGTGGATAGCTCAAGCTTAACAGGCGAAAGTTTGCCACTTTTGCTAAGCTGTGGAGACGAGGTTAAAAGTGGCGTTGTCTGTCTAAACGGGCAGATCGTCTATGAGGCAGGGCAAATTTTTAAAAAACTCATATCTTAA
- a CDS encoding pyridoxal-phosphate dependent enzyme produces the protein MPKFICSKCGKSADFETPIFACECGGLYDLEFKPAKFDLNLIDQHEFSLFRYREFFPIKNELWRDISLGEGLTKSVKFDDSLYLKMDYAMPTLSFKDRGAVMLIWFCKTHGIKKILQDSSGNAGNSVAAYAARAGIECEIYVPKGTSEKKIKMLEYYGAKAVVFDGTRDETADACRKRAKDEGIFYANHVFNPLFYQGTKTYIYEIYEQLGFVPKNLFLPVGNGTLLIGCEIALNELFEAGVIKKLPKIFIVQSEKCAPFLGATSEPRTIKPEPTLAEGIAIAKPARGTEILASRYAGEREVITIKEEDIEPARNFLASRGFYVEHTTAAIYAAYASYVKSHKIEGRSIISMCGAGLKSEH, from the coding sequence ATGCCTAAATTTATCTGCTCAAAGTGCGGCAAGAGCGCAGATTTTGAGACACCTATATTTGCGTGCGAGTGTGGCGGGCTTTATGATCTGGAGTTTAAGCCAGCCAAATTTGATCTAAATTTGATCGACCAGCACGAGTTTAGCCTCTTTAGATACCGCGAGTTTTTCCCTATCAAAAATGAGCTCTGGCGTGACATCAGTCTTGGCGAAGGACTAACAAAGAGCGTGAAATTTGATGACTCACTCTACCTTAAAATGGACTACGCGATGCCAACGCTCTCCTTTAAAGATAGAGGTGCGGTGATGCTTATTTGGTTTTGTAAAACTCATGGCATCAAAAAGATCTTGCAAGATAGCAGCGGAAACGCTGGAAACTCGGTCGCTGCATACGCTGCAAGAGCTGGGATAGAGTGTGAAATTTACGTCCCGAAAGGCACAAGCGAGAAAAAGATAAAGATGCTTGAGTACTACGGCGCAAAGGCGGTTGTCTTTGACGGCACACGCGACGAGACGGCAGATGCTTGTAGAAAAAGGGCAAAAGATGAGGGCATATTTTACGCAAACCACGTGTTTAACCCGCTTTTTTACCAAGGCACCAAAACATATATATATGAAATTTACGAGCAGCTTGGCTTTGTTCCTAAAAATTTATTTCTGCCAGTTGGCAACGGCACCTTGCTAATAGGCTGCGAGATAGCGCTAAACGAGCTATTTGAGGCTGGAGTGATCAAAAAACTACCTAAAATTTTCATCGTTCAAAGCGAAAAGTGCGCGCCATTTTTAGGGGCAACAAGCGAGCCACGTACGATCAAGCCAGAGCCAACTTTGGCTGAGGGTATAGCGATAGCAAAACCTGCTCGTGGCACTGAGATATTAGCTAGCAGGTACGCAGGAGAACGCGAAGTGATCACGATAAAAGAAGAGGATATTGAGCCAGCTAGAAATTTCCTAGCAAGCCGCGGTTTTTACGTCGAGCACACCACAGCAGCCATCTACGCCGCCTACGCAAGCTACGTAAAATCGCACAAGATAGAAGGCAGAAGCATCATATCGATGTGCGGTGCTGGGCTAAAGAGCGAACACTGA
- a CDS encoding heavy metal translocating P-type ATPase: MRQGKFLKNSYLNKLINLLQNAELKKPNIELAVNKIASKFSLGVLTLAFFTFWFWYFKFSFSEAVVTAVSVIVIACPCALALATPVSSVCALGVAFKNKVLFKEAKFFESLAKCDVAVFDKTGTLTKAKFEVGEFFIKDGASIDKIYSLCLISNHQISVAVAELLKQKGAKKVELENANLSVAKGVSADIIGEHFVAGSRRFLAENGVKFDESEENVSFFVGKQGELVAKFYLKDSVKPEAKALMNELKSAGMSVCILSGDVQNVVKNVADELGVSEFGAGMLPDEKAKFIAGLKQQGKKVLMVGDGINDAAALSLAHVAICMGSGAAVSLEKSDVVLLDDSLQSLAKAVKISKFTYKTIKQNLLFCLLYNALSLPFAVCGYVMPLFAALFMSASSLSVILNSLFIVRKFKDK, encoded by the coding sequence ATGAGGCAGGGCAAATTTTTAAAAAACTCATATCTTAATAAGCTTATAAATTTACTCCAAAACGCAGAGCTAAAAAAGCCAAATATCGAGCTAGCAGTCAATAAAATCGCCTCGAAATTCTCTCTTGGCGTGCTAACTCTAGCATTTTTTACATTTTGGTTTTGGTATTTTAAATTTAGCTTTTCAGAAGCGGTAGTGACAGCCGTGAGCGTCATCGTGATCGCTTGCCCTTGTGCGCTTGCCCTTGCCACGCCAGTTAGCAGCGTCTGCGCCCTTGGGGTTGCCTTTAAAAACAAGGTGCTTTTTAAGGAGGCTAAATTTTTTGAAAGCCTTGCAAAGTGCGACGTGGCGGTCTTTGACAAAACTGGGACGCTCACAAAGGCTAAATTTGAAGTTGGCGAGTTTTTTATAAAAGATGGCGCGAGTATAGATAAAATTTACTCGCTTTGTCTCATCTCAAACCACCAAATAAGCGTGGCAGTGGCTGAGCTTTTAAAGCAAAAAGGCGCAAAAAAAGTTGAGCTTGAAAATGCAAATTTAAGCGTGGCAAAGGGAGTTAGCGCTGATATTATTGGTGAGCATTTTGTGGCTGGAAGTAGGCGCTTTTTGGCTGAAAATGGGGTGAAATTTGATGAGAGCGAAGAAAATGTGAGCTTTTTTGTTGGCAAGCAGGGCGAGCTGGTGGCTAAATTTTACCTAAAAGATAGCGTAAAGCCCGAAGCAAAGGCGCTTATGAACGAGCTAAAGAGCGCTGGTATGAGTGTGTGTATCCTAAGTGGCGACGTGCAAAATGTGGTAAAAAATGTGGCAGATGAGCTTGGCGTGAGCGAGTTTGGAGCAGGGATGCTGCCTGATGAAAAGGCTAAATTTATAGCTGGTCTTAAGCAGCAGGGCAAAAAGGTGCTGATGGTGGGGGACGGCATAAACGACGCAGCTGCGCTTAGCCTTGCTCACGTGGCTATTTGCATGGGAAGTGGCGCGGCGGTGAGCTTAGAAAAAAGCGACGTGGTGCTACTTGATGATAGCCTGCAAAGCCTTGCAAAAGCGGTGAAAATTTCAAAATTTACTTATAAAACGATAAAGCAAAATTTGCTCTTTTGCCTGCTTTATAACGCCCTTAGCCTGCCATTTGCCGTGTGTGGCTACGTCATGCCGCTATTTGCTGCGCTTTTCATGTCGGCAAGCTCGCTAAGCGTCATACTAAACTCGCTTTTTATAGTTAGAAAATTTAAGGACAAATAG
- a CDS encoding GNAT family N-acetyltransferase — protein MKFQIRKATEGDIDVICELVRELASYEKMSDQVTFTNEIFADSIFNKNHAKALICESEGRAIGYAIYFYTFSTFLGLGGMYLEDIYVKKEFRNQGIGKAFFKFLAQICKDENLKRLEWCCLNWNEPSIKFYESMGAKNQSLEWRTYRLDGENLEKLVNL, from the coding sequence ATGAAATTTCAAATAAGAAAAGCGACTGAGGGCGATATAGACGTGATCTGTGAGCTTGTAAGAGAGCTTGCGAGCTATGAAAAGATGAGCGATCAAGTCACTTTTACAAATGAAATTTTTGCAGACTCTATCTTTAATAAAAATCACGCAAAAGCCCTTATCTGTGAGAGTGAGGGCAGGGCTATTGGCTATGCTATCTATTTTTACACATTTTCTACATTTTTGGGGCTTGGCGGGATGTACCTTGAGGACATCTACGTCAAAAAAGAGTTTAGAAATCAAGGCATCGGTAAGGCATTTTTTAAATTTCTAGCTCAAATTTGCAAGGATGAAAATTTAAAAAGGCTTGAGTGGTGCTGCCTAAACTGGAATGAGCCAAGTATCAAATTTTATGAAAGCATGGGTGCTAAAAATCAATCTCTTGAGTGGAGAACCTACCGCTTAGACGGCGAAAATTTAGAAAAACTGGTAAATTTATAG
- the nusA gene encoding transcription termination factor NusA, whose product MERISDIIESIANEKNLEIEDVKERVIRALINTAKRVYGENYEYDVSIDANKNLKLYQKISIVANDDERLAEDNEHFLSLKEAKKIDSGVEIGDELTYELSLDNLGRTAAQTLHKELEYHIQRLVEEKILQKYNEMSGHMVFGPVVRVDNDENTFIEIDELRAILPRKNRIKGEKFKVGDVVKAVIRKVFTDKNLGIKVELSRTSPKFLEALLTSEVPEIKDGGIIIQGSARIPGERAKVALISTTPNIDPVGATVGTKGVRINAVSKELHGESIDAIEYTTEPAILVARAMAPAIITSVKIEENKAIVTLASEQKSKAIGKNGINIRLASMLTGYEIELNELGSKTSSSGENGEMVKDLKALFGDN is encoded by the coding sequence ATGGAAAGAATATCAGACATTATAGAGTCAATTGCAAATGAGAAAAATTTAGAGATAGAAGATGTAAAAGAGCGCGTCATAAGAGCCTTGATAAACACTGCAAAAAGGGTTTATGGCGAAAATTATGAATATGATGTAAGTATCGATGCGAATAAAAATTTAAAGCTTTATCAAAAAATTTCAATCGTAGCAAACGACGATGAGAGGCTTGCTGAAGACAATGAGCACTTTTTAAGCTTAAAAGAGGCTAAAAAGATAGATAGTGGCGTAGAGATCGGCGACGAGCTCACTTACGAGCTAAGCCTTGATAACCTTGGCAGAACCGCGGCTCAAACGCTTCACAAGGAGCTTGAGTATCACATCCAGCGCCTAGTTGAAGAGAAAATTTTACAAAAATATAACGAGATGAGCGGTCACATGGTCTTTGGTCCGGTTGTTAGGGTTGATAACGACGAAAACACCTTTATCGAGATAGATGAGCTTCGTGCCATCTTGCCACGTAAAAACCGCATAAAAGGCGAGAAATTTAAAGTAGGTGACGTGGTAAAAGCGGTCATTAGAAAAGTTTTTACAGATAAAAATTTAGGCATAAAAGTAGAACTCTCAAGGACTTCGCCTAAATTTCTTGAAGCACTGCTAACTTCGGAGGTGCCTGAGATAAAAGATGGCGGCATCATCATCCAAGGAAGTGCGAGGATCCCTGGCGAAAGGGCTAAAGTAGCGCTCATCTCAACCACTCCAAACATCGATCCAGTCGGCGCAACCGTTGGCACAAAGGGCGTTAGGATAAATGCCGTAAGCAAAGAGCTTCACGGTGAGAGCATCGATGCGATCGAATACACCACTGAGCCAGCGATCTTAGTAGCTCGCGCTATGGCACCTGCGATCATCACATCTGTAAAGATCGAAGAAAACAAGGCGATTGTGACACTTGCGAGCGAGCAAAAAAGCAAGGCAATCGGTAAAAATGGCATAAATATCCGCCTTGCAAGCATGCTAACTGGCTATGAGATCGAGCTAAATGAGCTTGGCTCAAAAACTAGCAGCAGCGGCGAAAATGGCGAAATGGTTAAAGATCTAAAAGCTCTTTTTGGTGATAACTAA
- a CDS encoding outer membrane beta-barrel protein, with amino-acid sequence MKNVVLKVALGLSLASAAALAQGAFVGVEGDYSFGSKLTVKGDDGSKIKFKKAQPGLGIKAGYDFDVARVYGAYIYDFKVKKTANDEDKSVAEWKTHKFIVGADYTPSVAKDLKLVLGGYTGFSKLKLRGGDAENPMESASTNGWILGARVGAEYSINENNAVEFGLKADRTDYGKISKFDFVDTKETNLGLYMGYTYKF; translated from the coding sequence ATGAAAAATGTAGTTTTAAAAGTTGCTTTAGGTTTAAGCCTAGCTAGTGCCGCTGCTTTAGCGCAAGGAGCCTTTGTAGGAGTTGAAGGAGACTACTCTTTTGGATCAAAGCTTACTGTAAAAGGCGATGACGGCTCAAAGATCAAATTTAAAAAAGCTCAACCAGGTCTTGGCATAAAAGCTGGTTATGACTTTGATGTGGCTAGAGTTTATGGTGCTTACATTTATGATTTTAAAGTTAAGAAAACAGCAAATGACGAAGATAAAAGCGTAGCTGAGTGGAAAACTCATAAATTTATAGTTGGAGCTGACTATACTCCAAGTGTGGCAAAAGATCTTAAACTAGTTCTTGGTGGCTACACTGGTTTTTCAAAGCTTAAACTAAGAGGTGGCGATGCTGAAAATCCGATGGAAAGTGCTAGCACGAACGGCTGGATACTAGGTGCAAGAGTTGGCGCTGAGTACTCTATAAATGAAAACAATGCAGTTGAGTTTGGTCTAAAAGCTGATAGAACTGACTACGGCAAGATTAGTAAATTTGATTTTGTTGACACAAAAGAGACAAATCTCGGTCTTTATATGGGATATACATATAAATTTTAA
- a CDS encoding cation diffusion facilitator family transporter: protein MMDFKDGKREKKIIKTTFIGIITNFFLAGAKIFIAMVSNSVALISDAINNISDAGSSFITIFGSKLASKMPDEDHPYGYGRTEYIGGLIVSVIVLMLGFQFLKTSVENIFAPEPTNFTMPFLVFLFCAIFVKFALGFYYKKVGKETKSISLRAVGQGALGDAIISCVILVSAALSYFANIQIDGYAGALASFFIIINGVFLIKETFDKIIGQRVEKEISDEIYAAVNRCEIVRGAYDLILHNYGTQRYVGSVNVEIDEHLPLSEVSQRLNELQIEIYKIYRIYLVFGVYSVNLGQEESRACVANLLSRFSSVRGFHAFFIDTKKKSVRFDVVVDFAERNLGELRAAIERKISLNYPGYKIFIVIDREFA, encoded by the coding sequence ATGATGGATTTTAAAGATGGCAAACGCGAAAAGAAGATAATAAAAACGACGTTTATCGGCATAATTACTAATTTTTTCTTAGCTGGAGCAAAAATTTTTATAGCTATGGTTTCAAACTCAGTTGCATTGATATCAGATGCTATAAATAACATTAGCGATGCAGGCTCAAGTTTCATCACGATATTTGGCTCAAAGCTAGCTAGCAAGATGCCTGACGAGGATCATCCGTATGGATATGGCAGGACCGAGTATATCGGCGGTCTCATCGTTTCAGTTATTGTGCTGATGCTTGGTTTTCAGTTTCTAAAAACATCGGTAGAAAATATCTTTGCGCCAGAGCCTACTAACTTTACGATGCCATTTTTGGTATTTTTATTTTGTGCAATATTTGTCAAATTTGCACTTGGATTTTACTACAAAAAGGTCGGCAAAGAGACCAAGTCTATCTCGCTTAGGGCTGTGGGACAAGGGGCTTTAGGCGATGCTATCATCTCGTGCGTGATCTTAGTTTCAGCAGCACTCTCATACTTTGCCAACATTCAGATAGATGGCTATGCGGGCGCTTTGGCATCATTTTTCATCATTATAAACGGCGTGTTTTTGATAAAAGAAACCTTTGATAAGATCATCGGGCAGCGTGTAGAAAAGGAGATCAGCGATGAAATTTATGCTGCTGTAAATCGCTGCGAGATCGTGCGCGGGGCATACGACCTGATACTGCATAACTACGGCACGCAGCGCTACGTGGGCTCTGTAAATGTCGAGATAGACGAGCATTTGCCACTTAGTGAGGTTTCGCAGAGGCTAAATGAGCTTCAGATTGAGATATATAAAATTTATAGGATATATCTGGTTTTTGGCGTTTATAGCGTAAATTTAGGTCAAGAAGAGAGCCGTGCCTGCGTGGCAAATTTACTCTCACGCTTTAGCAGCGTGCGTGGATTTCATGCATTTTTTATAGACACCAAGAAAAAGAGCGTGAGGTTTGACGTGGTGGTTGATTTTGCTGAGAGAAATTTAGGCGAGCTACGTGCTGCGATCGAGCGTAAGATCTCGTTAAACTATCCAGGATATAAAATTTTCATCGTGATAGATAGGGAATTTGCGTGA
- a CDS encoding RidA family protein, translating into MKIYETEISKKKKAHYSLATEHNGILYISGQLSMDPKTRQIPEGLKAQTRQALKNLDNVLKLANATRNDILMCRIYTPDIDFWDEIDDEYALFFGEHKPARVVVPTNKLHFGCLLEIEATAILDRKF; encoded by the coding sequence ATGAAAATTTATGAGACCGAAATTTCAAAAAAGAAAAAGGCTCACTACTCTTTGGCGACCGAGCACAACGGCATCCTCTACATCTCAGGTCAGCTTAGCATGGACCCAAAGACTAGGCAGATCCCAGAGGGGCTAAAGGCGCAAACAAGACAGGCTTTAAAAAACCTTGATAATGTGCTAAAACTAGCAAATGCGACAAGAAATGACATCTTGATGTGCCGCATCTATACGCCAGATATCGACTTTTGGGACGAGATAGATGACGAGTATGCGCTATTTTTTGGCGAGCACAAGCCAGCTCGCGTCGTAGTACCAACAAACAAACTTCACTTTGGCTGCCTGCTAGAGATCGAAGCCACAGCGATACTTGATAGAAAATTTTAA